From a single Lactococcus allomyrinae genomic region:
- a CDS encoding NTP transferase domain-containing protein: MTIGIILAGGKSSRFKNGDKALFLDKNSNQTWTEIAYMKLSALTEKTYIVASHSNLPQIKKQLPSAHIITDHPLFTGEGPLAGLYTVSSIVTDTHDYLILAVDYPEISVQSLTELLSVKNTYIKNNFTIAHLTFSHTQIQDFLENKNRRMQDFLTSIQATSITLPEIELTNHNYQ, translated from the coding sequence ATGACTATCGGAATCATTCTAGCGGGTGGAAAGTCCAGTCGCTTTAAAAATGGGGATAAAGCTCTATTTTTAGATAAAAACTCCAATCAAACTTGGACAGAAATCGCTTATATGAAACTGTCAGCACTGACAGAAAAAACTTATATCGTTGCAAGCCATTCTAATCTTCCTCAAATCAAAAAACAACTTCCGTCAGCACACATTATTACTGACCATCCACTTTTCACAGGAGAAGGACCTCTGGCAGGCTTATACACCGTTTCATCAATAGTTACAGACACACATGATTATTTAATTTTAGCCGTAGATTATCCAGAGATTTCGGTACAATCACTGACAGAACTTCTGTCAGTAAAAAATACTTATATCAAAAATAATTTCACCATTGCTCACCTTACTTTCAGCCACACCCAAATACAAGATTTTCTGGAAAATAAAAACCGTCGAATGCAAGATTTTTTAACCTCTATCCAAGCAACCTCAATAACCCTACCTGAGATTGAGCTTACCAACCACAACTATCAGTAA
- a CDS encoding DAK2 domain-containing protein, with protein sequence MSNINSSKFQEMIQAAASRLNEQAEYVNSLNVFPVPDGDTGTNMGMTITNGAKEVAEKSANTVGEVAQILSKGLLMGARGNSGVILSQLFRGFGQYAKDYEELDGIHLAAALQNGVEVAYKAVMKPVEGTILTVSRGAAEMAKHKTDETDDATQVMTAALEGAKRALAKTPDLLPVLKEVGVVDSGGQGLVYIYEGFLMALNGEFVPETPTAELGAMDRMVNIEHESVANASTSDIKYGYCTEIMVELGQGPTAREGYNHDNFQAYLAGIGNSLLVVDDDEIVKVHVHTEDPGLVMQEGLKYGRLVKVKVDNMRLQNEGVAEKEAKSSKVFTSTSKKDWGLIAIAAGEGLADIFREMGVNHVVSGGQTMNPSTEDILNAVEVVNAEKVIILPNNKNIFMAAKSAAEVAEIPVEVIETATVPQGFTALLSFDPTRTIEENKDAMTNALADVQSGSVTTAIRDTNVDGIEIHKKDTLGMLNNKIVASTKKMNDAIFSVFDKMIDEDSEIAAIYVGSEGKKSNADRIAKELEKKHPNLEVEIHDGKQPVYPYIFSVE encoded by the coding sequence GTGTCAAATATCAATTCAAGTAAATTTCAAGAAATGATTCAAGCTGCGGCAAGCCGTTTGAATGAACAAGCTGAATATGTCAACTCGCTCAATGTATTTCCTGTACCAGATGGTGACACAGGAACCAACATGGGAATGACCATTACTAATGGTGCAAAAGAAGTGGCTGAAAAATCAGCGAATACAGTTGGTGAAGTTGCTCAAATTCTCTCAAAAGGGTTACTTATGGGAGCCCGTGGAAACTCTGGTGTTATTTTAAGCCAACTTTTCCGTGGTTTTGGACAATATGCAAAAGATTATGAAGAACTTGATGGGATTCATCTCGCTGCTGCACTCCAAAATGGTGTAGAAGTGGCCTACAAAGCCGTAATGAAACCTGTTGAGGGAACAATTCTTACTGTTTCCCGTGGTGCTGCTGAAATGGCAAAACATAAGACTGACGAAACTGATGATGCTACACAGGTCATGACAGCTGCTCTTGAAGGTGCAAAACGTGCGCTTGCCAAGACGCCTGATTTGTTGCCTGTCCTTAAAGAAGTCGGTGTAGTTGACTCTGGTGGACAAGGTTTGGTTTACATTTACGAAGGCTTTTTGATGGCGCTCAATGGTGAATTTGTTCCTGAAACACCTACTGCTGAACTTGGGGCAATGGATCGTATGGTTAATATTGAACATGAGAGTGTCGCAAATGCTTCAACTTCGGATATTAAATATGGTTATTGCACAGAAATTATGGTCGAACTCGGTCAAGGTCCAACTGCTCGTGAAGGTTATAATCACGATAATTTCCAAGCTTATCTAGCAGGTATCGGAAATTCTCTTCTTGTTGTTGATGATGATGAAATTGTAAAAGTCCATGTCCATACAGAAGACCCTGGGCTTGTGATGCAGGAAGGTTTAAAATACGGGCGTCTAGTAAAAGTCAAAGTCGATAATATGCGTCTTCAAAATGAAGGAGTGGCTGAAAAAGAAGCTAAATCTTCAAAGGTATTCACTTCTACTTCTAAGAAGGATTGGGGACTTATCGCCATCGCAGCTGGTGAAGGTTTAGCTGATATTTTCCGCGAAATGGGAGTTAACCATGTTGTTTCAGGCGGACAAACAATGAACCCTTCAACTGAAGATATCCTAAACGCTGTTGAAGTGGTCAACGCAGAAAAGGTCATTATTTTACCAAACAATAAAAATATTTTTATGGCTGCAAAATCGGCCGCTGAAGTTGCCGAAATTCCCGTGGAAGTCATCGAAACAGCCACAGTTCCACAAGGATTCACTGCATTATTGAGTTTTGACCCAACACGCACGATAGAAGAAAATAAAGATGCAATGACAAATGCTTTAGCTGATGTTCAATCTGGTTCTGTGACAACTGCAATCCGAGATACAAATGTTGACGGTATTGAAATTCATAAAAAAGATACTCTTGGTATGTTGAATAACAAAATCGTCGCTTCAACGAAGAAAATGAACGATGCTATCTTCTCCGTATTTGACAAAATGATTGATGAAGACAGTGAAATTGCCGCGATTTATGTAGGTAGTGAAGGTAAAAAGTCCAACGCTGACCGTATTGCTAAGGAACTTGAAAAGAAACATCCAAATCTTGAAGTTGAGATTCATGATGGTAAACAACCTGTTTACCCGTATATCTTCTCTGTTGAATAA
- a CDS encoding molybdenum cofactor biosynthesis protein MoaE — protein MAYIKLQNEPIDVAGLYAQLKSPEYGGIGVFVGTIRNLTDFDEESKGGARTEYTDFIEYTAYEAMAIKELKKLAAPIEMMGNRVIIVHRIGHLEVEDEAVFIGVASVHRKQALEGCHQIIDQLKKTVPIWKKEVDGDTERWGK, from the coding sequence ATGGCATATATCAAATTACAAAATGAGCCAATTGATGTTGCGGGGCTGTATGCACAACTCAAATCGCCAGAGTATGGTGGTATTGGAGTTTTTGTTGGGACGATTCGCAATCTGACGGATTTTGATGAGGAAAGCAAAGGGGGGGCTCGCACGGAGTATACGGATTTCATTGAGTATACAGCTTATGAGGCGATGGCGATAAAAGAGTTGAAAAAGTTGGCTGCGCCAATCGAGATGATGGGTAATCGTGTGATTATTGTGCACCGTATCGGACATCTAGAAGTTGAGGATGAAGCAGTTTTTATTGGCGTTGCAAGTGTGCATCGTAAACAAGCACTTGAGGGTTGTCATCAGATCATTGACCAACTCAAGAAAACCGTGCCAATTTGGAAAAAAGAAGTTGATGGTGATACGGAGAGGTGGGGTAAATGA
- a CDS encoding MoaD/ThiS family protein, which translates to MKVKKVKLFGFLGAFIAPEIKLDLPDKINKNIILSVLTEQYPMHRTEFLQCNVAVNQVYIFDEEVDSRNIEEIAIIPPVSGG; encoded by the coding sequence ATGAAAGTGAAAAAGGTAAAACTATTTGGCTTTCTTGGCGCATTTATCGCACCAGAGATTAAACTTGATTTACCAGATAAAATTAATAAAAATATCATTCTGTCAGTACTGACAGAGCAATATCCGATGCATCGAACAGAGTTTTTGCAGTGTAATGTCGCTGTAAACCAAGTTTACATCTTTGACGAAGAAGTTGACAGTAGAAATATTGAAGAAATTGCAATTATTCCACCTGTCAGTGGTGGATGA
- a CDS encoding HAD-IIB family hydrolase: MIKLILTDLDGTFLNSSGGFDADRFQKILSALTEKGISFGVVTGKQTERVEELFGDLSKKIWILGDSASRIKFNGKFEFQQLIPNAQGKQLIQKLEEIHADQTIIACTESAAIIKESQAELDGEVVRGSYAVMKVVKDFSEITEDFVKVTVFDRQKRCYESFERLKAEQEQFYIVASEAAWIDITSKGIHKGTTVQKLQELLCVSVSETMAFGDGYNDFELLAQAKFSYAMANAFPEVQAQASFIAPTNDESGVLQVIEQELIK; the protein is encoded by the coding sequence ATGATTAAACTAATTTTAACAGATTTAGACGGTACATTTCTCAATTCCAGCGGGGGGTTTGATGCTGACAGGTTCCAAAAAATTCTGTCAGCACTGACAGAAAAAGGAATTTCCTTTGGAGTAGTGACAGGAAAGCAGACAGAGCGTGTAGAAGAACTTTTTGGTGACTTGTCCAAGAAAATATGGATTTTGGGAGATTCTGCGAGTCGGATAAAATTCAATGGAAAATTTGAATTTCAGCAACTCATTCCAAATGCTCAAGGCAAGCAGTTGATTCAAAAATTAGAAGAAATTCATGCTGACCAGACCATCATTGCCTGCACAGAAAGCGCAGCGATTATCAAAGAAAGTCAGGCAGAGCTTGATGGAGAGGTGGTTAGAGGGTCTTATGCAGTGATGAAGGTGGTCAAAGATTTCAGCGAAATCACCGAGGATTTTGTCAAAGTGACAGTATTTGATAGGCAAAAGCGTTGCTACGAAAGCTTTGAGCGGCTAAAGGCTGAACAAGAGCAATTTTACATTGTGGCAAGTGAAGCAGCTTGGATTGATATCACATCAAAAGGGATCCACAAAGGTACAACCGTACAAAAATTGCAGGAATTGCTTTGTGTTTCTGTCAGTGAGACAATGGCTTTTGGAGATGGCTATAATGATTTTGAACTGCTGGCTCAAGCTAAATTTAGTTATGCGATGGCCAATGCTTTTCCAGAAGTACAGGCTCAAGCTAGCTTTATCGCACCAACGAATGATGAATCTGGTGTCTTGCAAGTAATCGAGCAAGAGCTTATCAAATAG
- a CDS encoding molybdopterin molybdotransferase MoeA: MYLNRDIITLEEAQGLLQGVNLQTKTKKISTAEALFYVLAEDVYATFPIPAFRRSGYDGYGILNEDDHSFPREFEIIDNIGAGSVLEKKMSSGQAVRIMTGAKVPDEVGKVIMLEVTEKLSDDKVLIKESMKNSNISSIGEEFLKGDLLLSSGTRLNAGAISLLNAFGIAEILVYQKPKVGILATGSELLKAGEPYVEGKIYNSNGPLLEALVRENGGLVVTLDNVKDELQDTLAILNDLTSQCDLVLTTGGVSVGDFDFMAEAAKAADQFLFNKLSMRPGSPTTAFVHKGTPVIALSGNPGACFTGFYLFVEPTLQRFVGGKSRLKQVKLPLVHDYDKPNNFDKYLRATVNFDHDSRLTVSQIGSDKSSALGNLHSTTAFFKVPHDSSIHKGEEVEVWLLPYK; the protein is encoded by the coding sequence ATGTATCTAAATCGTGATATTATCACGCTTGAAGAAGCTCAAGGATTACTTCAAGGTGTAAATTTACAAACTAAAACAAAGAAAATTTCTACTGCTGAAGCACTTTTTTATGTGCTTGCAGAGGATGTTTACGCTACTTTTCCGATTCCGGCTTTCAGAAGGAGTGGATATGATGGTTATGGGATTTTAAATGAAGATGATCATAGTTTTCCACGTGAATTTGAAATTATAGATAACATTGGTGCAGGTTCAGTTTTGGAGAAAAAGATGTCTTCTGGTCAAGCAGTAAGGATTATGACGGGAGCCAAAGTTCCAGATGAAGTTGGTAAAGTCATCATGCTCGAAGTTACAGAAAAGTTATCAGATGATAAAGTATTAATCAAGGAAAGTATGAAGAACAGTAATATTTCTTCTATCGGTGAGGAATTTCTTAAAGGCGATTTGCTGTTAAGTTCAGGAACACGCCTAAATGCTGGTGCAATCAGTTTGCTTAATGCTTTTGGTATTGCTGAGATATTGGTCTATCAAAAGCCGAAAGTTGGGATTTTAGCGACAGGCTCAGAGCTTCTAAAAGCTGGTGAGCCTTATGTTGAAGGGAAAATATATAATTCTAATGGCCCACTTCTTGAAGCTTTAGTCCGAGAAAATGGCGGTCTTGTTGTCACTTTGGATAATGTCAAAGATGAACTTCAGGATACATTGGCGATTTTAAATGACCTAACTTCGCAGTGTGATCTTGTATTAACGACTGGTGGGGTGTCTGTCGGAGATTTTGATTTTATGGCTGAGGCAGCTAAAGCAGCAGACCAATTTTTATTTAATAAATTGAGTATGCGACCAGGGAGTCCAACGACTGCTTTTGTTCATAAAGGGACACCTGTTATTGCGCTTTCAGGAAATCCAGGGGCTTGTTTCACAGGATTTTATCTTTTTGTTGAGCCTACGTTGCAACGGTTTGTTGGAGGGAAAAGTCGCTTAAAACAAGTGAAGTTACCTTTGGTTCATGATTACGATAAACCAAATAATTTCGATAAATATCTACGGGCAACGGTCAATTTTGACCATGACTCTAGACTTACCGTTAGTCAAATTGGTTCTGATAAATCATCAGCACTTGGAAATTTACATAGTACAACAGCATTCTTTAAAGTTCCGCATGACAGTAGTATTCACAAAGGTGAGGAGGTTGAAGTATGGTTACTGCCTTACAAATAA
- the moaC gene encoding cyclic pyranopterin monophosphate synthase MoaC translates to MADELTHFNGQGRAKMVDVTEKAVSKRVALATTTIIMQAETLKRIKEGKVKKGDVLAVAQTAGIMAAKRTSELIPMCHLLPLSGVDISFVDNEVDRLTLTATVKTVNQTGVEMEALTAVQIAALTVYDMCKAMDRGMRITECHLVEKMGGKSGHFVYGE, encoded by the coding sequence ATGGCTGACGAATTAACCCATTTTAACGGACAGGGACGAGCTAAGATGGTGGATGTAACTGAGAAAGCTGTCAGTAAACGTGTGGCGCTAGCCACGACAACCATTATCATGCAAGCAGAAACACTTAAGAGAATTAAAGAAGGAAAAGTGAAAAAAGGAGATGTGCTTGCTGTGGCTCAAACTGCTGGTATCATGGCAGCGAAACGTACATCAGAGTTGATTCCAATGTGTCACCTTCTTCCACTTTCAGGTGTAGATATAAGTTTCGTTGACAATGAAGTTGACAGGTTGACACTTACTGCAACTGTAAAAACAGTTAATCAAACAGGTGTTGAGATGGAGGCGTTGACAGCGGTACAAATTGCAGCACTTACCGTTTATGATATGTGTAAAGCGATGGACAGAGGAATGCGGATTACGGAATGTCATTTGGTTGAGAAAATGGGTGGAAAATCAGGGCATTTTGTCTATGGTGAGTGA
- a CDS encoding DUF1129 domain-containing protein, with protein sequence MENLIEELTAKNKEYIHSVTKQLMLLGKSDEEIKTILNDILPQIIEAQKNGTIARKLLGAPTEFAQKYQPKVADKPVTEKNENPGLMWLDSTLLFLGFISVLNGIMAFVSSTSPVYGFVTVVLSSVIAGLVMYMMYRFFYRPKADGTRQKWNWKGFAATTVSVLLWIAVTVFSGLLPTSVNIQLPAIALIIIGIVAFGVRWLLKRQLNIQSALVSQPRK encoded by the coding sequence ATGGAAAATTTAATAGAAGAACTCACTGCAAAGAACAAAGAATATATCCATTCAGTGACCAAGCAGCTCATGCTACTTGGCAAGTCTGATGAAGAAATTAAGACAATTTTAAATGATATTCTCCCACAAATTATTGAGGCTCAAAAAAATGGTACAATTGCTAGGAAGCTTCTGGGAGCACCGACAGAGTTTGCTCAAAAGTACCAACCAAAAGTTGCTGACAAGCCTGTCACAGAAAAGAATGAAAATCCTGGTTTGATGTGGTTGGATAGCACATTACTTTTCTTAGGGTTTATCTCTGTTTTAAATGGTATCATGGCATTTGTTAGCTCGACTTCACCAGTATATGGATTTGTCACTGTTGTTTTATCATCTGTTATTGCAGGTCTTGTGATGTATATGATGTATCGCTTCTTCTATCGTCCTAAAGCTGATGGAACACGTCAAAAGTGGAACTGGAAAGGCTTTGCGGCAACCACAGTTTCAGTCTTATTGTGGATTGCGGTTACGGTATTCTCAGGATTGCTCCCAACTTCTGTTAACATCCAACTTCCAGCAATTGCTTTGATTATTATTGGTATCGTTGCGTTTGGTGTACGGTGGTTACTTAAACGTCAACTCAACATTCAATCTGCACTTGTTTCACAACCTAGAAAATGA
- the narI gene encoding respiratory nitrate reductase subunit gamma, with translation MTQFWNFMLWVVYPYLMLGSFFIGTIVRMRKPGSVTAKSSELMEKKRLIWGSILFHIGILGVFGGHVIGIFIPETFTDSIGITNEFYHKVLAMGIGGVFGAMTLAGIIVLTYRRFTSKRVAATSTLNDNVVIVALLVTIVLGMMSSFWAGPMTPGFDYRTTIGVWGRGLFAFSPAWHLMNNIPLFYKLHIICGLAMFGFFPYTRLVHALYVPLHYIFRRFVVYRRYSRR, from the coding sequence ATGACTCAGTTTTGGAACTTTATGCTTTGGGTGGTTTACCCATATTTGATGCTTGGTTCGTTTTTCATCGGAACGATTGTTCGAATGAGAAAACCTGGCTCTGTTACTGCGAAATCAAGTGAACTCATGGAGAAGAAGCGTTTGATTTGGGGGTCAATTCTTTTCCACATTGGGATTCTTGGGGTATTTGGTGGACACGTGATTGGTATTTTTATTCCAGAAACGTTTACGGATTCAATCGGGATTACTAATGAGTTCTATCATAAGGTGCTTGCGATGGGAATTGGTGGTGTGTTTGGTGCAATGACTCTTGCGGGAATTATTGTACTGACTTATCGTCGTTTTACGAGTAAGCGTGTTGCTGCAACTTCTACGCTAAATGATAATGTTGTGATTGTGGCACTGTTGGTAACTATTGTACTTGGGATGATGAGTTCATTTTGGGCAGGTCCTATGACACCTGGTTTTGATTATCGTACAACAATTGGGGTTTGGGGACGTGGTTTATTTGCTTTCAGTCCAGCTTGGCATCTGATGAATAATATTCCATTGTTTTATAAGTTGCACATTATTTGTGGCTTGGCTATGTTTGGATTTTTCCCTTATACGCGGTTAGTTCATGCACTTTATGTTCCTTTGCATTATATTTTCCGTCGTTTCGTGGTTTATCGTCGGTATTCACGTCGTTAA
- the moaA gene encoding GTP 3',8-cyclase MoaA yields the protein MTTKMTEPFVLTDRFGRVHDYIRISITDKCSLRCVYCMPEEGLEFFPDDKVLSKDEIIQLVKNFAALGIKKVRLTGGEPLMRHDILELVEGIASISGIEDIALTTNGLALARLSEKLWNAGLKRINISLDTFEADKYREITRGGNIKQVLKGLEKASQFPFKIKMNVVVIGGQNDNEIIDFLKYSIEHPVNVRFIEFMPIGHTNIERDNEMWKHKYKGVETVFDICETNGWDYKPIDFAGNGPSENYQISGAKGSFGLIHPVSCRFCESCNRLRVTADGYIKSCLYWDDEESIRPYLNDFEAFKAKILHSLDMKPENHEMALAENEKSQFQKPTWRHMSQIGG from the coding sequence ATGACAACAAAAATGACAGAACCATTTGTACTGACAGACCGTTTTGGCCGAGTTCATGATTATATTCGTATCAGTATTACAGATAAATGTAGTTTACGCTGCGTTTACTGTATGCCAGAAGAAGGATTAGAGTTTTTTCCGGATGATAAAGTGCTTTCGAAAGATGAGATTATACAACTGGTGAAAAATTTTGCAGCACTTGGAATCAAAAAAGTTCGTTTGACTGGTGGAGAACCGTTGATGCGTCATGATATTCTTGAACTGGTTGAAGGAATTGCAAGTATTTCAGGGATTGAAGACATTGCTCTTACAACGAATGGTTTGGCATTAGCACGTTTATCTGAAAAATTGTGGAATGCAGGTTTAAAGCGGATAAACATCAGTTTGGATACTTTTGAAGCAGATAAGTATCGTGAAATCACACGTGGTGGAAATATTAAGCAGGTTTTAAAAGGTTTGGAAAAGGCCAGTCAATTTCCTTTCAAAATAAAGATGAACGTCGTCGTTATTGGGGGTCAAAATGACAATGAAATTATTGATTTTTTGAAATATTCGATTGAACATCCAGTAAATGTTCGTTTCATTGAGTTTATGCCGATTGGTCATACCAATATCGAGCGAGATAATGAGATGTGGAAACACAAATATAAGGGCGTTGAAACAGTTTTTGATATTTGTGAGACAAATGGTTGGGACTATAAACCGATTGATTTTGCTGGGAATGGACCGTCAGAAAATTATCAAATTTCTGGAGCAAAAGGATCATTTGGATTGATTCATCCAGTATCCTGCCGCTTTTGTGAGAGTTGTAATCGTTTACGGGTGACGGCAGATGGTTATATCAAGTCTTGTCTTTATTGGGATGACGAAGAAAGCATTCGTCCTTATCTCAATGACTTTGAGGCTTTTAAAGCAAAAATTTTGCATTCACTTGATATGAAACCAGAAAATCATGAAATGGCACTTGCGGAAAATGAAAAAAGTCAATTTCAAAAACCAACTTGGCGACATATGAGTCAAATAGGGGGCTGA
- a CDS encoding nitrate/nitrite transporter: MENISNDKKAATMALVMGTLAMLVSFMAWSSVAPLATAFAPKLGFVAGTGAQKVLVAVPVLLGSIMRIPMGILSDRLGGKKVFIALMIFTLIPLVIIPHITSYTAMLWVLLLLGMAGTSFAVAISYVSVWFPAEKQGLALGIAGMGNIGNAVSALILPSIIGPAKHIDHAYNFLIVLIAVFTVIFALTTKEMPTDKNKTLSSALSVAKEKDTWYLSLFYMLTFGSFMAFGNLIPTLIGKGNVNGFVIADNPARVLVIAGFWAAGFSAVATIMRPLGGAIADKILPKKMLMFVFAGVFISTLVLAEGTKNFAILMTGVFLLAVFAGIGNGVVFKMVPYVSKKNTGAVTGFVGAIGGLGGFVYPFVVAGIGNLHISFLVLTGFTIICAIVLWAVFFRGGDTIVKNPRN; the protein is encoded by the coding sequence ATGGAAAATATTTCCAACGATAAAAAAGCTGCTACAATGGCGCTTGTCATGGGAACTTTGGCGATGTTAGTTTCATTTATGGCATGGTCTTCTGTTGCACCATTAGCAACTGCATTTGCACCGAAGCTCGGATTTGTAGCAGGCACAGGAGCACAAAAGGTACTTGTTGCAGTACCAGTATTGCTCGGCTCAATTATGCGTATCCCGATGGGGATTTTATCTGACCGTTTAGGCGGTAAAAAAGTTTTTATTGCATTAATGATTTTCACATTAATTCCGCTGGTTATCATTCCGCATATCACGAGTTATACTGCGATGCTCTGGGTTTTATTGCTTTTGGGAATGGCTGGAACGTCATTTGCTGTGGCAATTAGTTATGTCAGCGTTTGGTTCCCTGCTGAAAAACAAGGACTTGCACTTGGAATCGCTGGGATGGGAAATATTGGTAACGCAGTCTCTGCATTGATTCTGCCATCTATTATCGGTCCTGCAAAGCATATTGACCATGCTTATAATTTCCTTATTGTACTTATTGCTGTCTTTACTGTTATCTTTGCGCTGACAACAAAAGAAATGCCTACTGACAAAAACAAAACTTTGAGTAGTGCGCTGTCAGTGGCTAAGGAAAAGGACACTTGGTATCTGTCGCTCTTTTATATGTTGACCTTTGGTTCTTTCATGGCTTTCGGTAATCTAATTCCAACTTTGATCGGTAAAGGAAATGTCAACGGTTTCGTCATTGCTGACAATCCTGCACGAGTTCTTGTCATTGCAGGTTTTTGGGCAGCTGGTTTCTCTGCTGTTGCAACGATTATGCGTCCGCTCGGTGGTGCCATTGCTGATAAGATTTTGCCTAAAAAAATGTTGATGTTTGTATTTGCAGGTGTATTTATATCAACTTTAGTTCTTGCTGAGGGAACGAAAAATTTTGCCATTCTCATGACAGGAGTTTTCCTACTTGCTGTTTTTGCAGGTATTGGTAATGGTGTTGTATTCAAGATGGTGCCTTATGTTTCAAAGAAGAATACAGGAGCGGTCACAGGATTTGTTGGCGCAATCGGTGGTTTAGGTGGATTCGTTTATCCATTTGTCGTTGCGGGTATCGGAAATCTTCATATTAGTTTTCTTGTGCTGACAGGATTCACAATAATTTGTGCCATCGTTCTCTGGGCTGTATTCTTCCGAGGTGGTGACACAATTGTCAAAAATCCAAGAAATTAA
- the rpmB gene encoding 50S ribosomal protein L28, with protein MSKECYFTGRKTVTSNNRSHAMNQTKRVVKPNLQKVTILENGELKTVWASAKALKKLPAGVERV; from the coding sequence ATGTCTAAAGAATGTTATTTCACTGGTCGTAAGACTGTGACATCTAATAACCGCTCACACGCAATGAACCAAACTAAACGTGTAGTTAAACCTAATCTTCAAAAAGTGACTATCCTTGAAAACGGTGAACTTAAAACTGTTTGGGCTTCAGCTAAAGCTTTGAAAAAATTGCCAGCAGGCGTAGAACGCGTGTAA
- a CDS encoding Asp23/Gls24 family envelope stress response protein: MSVTINNQHGNVDIATEVIATVVGASTTEIFGVVGMTSKSAVKDNVRNILRQENYSKGVVVTTSDNEISIDVYVVISYGVKISEVAKNIQERVRFNLENQLGITAARVNVYVQNVKVVED, encoded by the coding sequence ATGAGTGTTACTATTAACAACCAACATGGTAACGTTGACATTGCTACCGAAGTCATTGCGACTGTTGTAGGTGCCTCTACAACTGAGATTTTCGGTGTGGTTGGTATGACAAGTAAGTCAGCTGTTAAAGACAATGTCCGCAATATCTTACGCCAAGAAAACTACTCAAAAGGCGTTGTTGTCACAACTAGTGATAACGAAATTTCCATTGATGTTTATGTTGTAATCAGTTATGGTGTAAAAATCAGCGAAGTCGCTAAAAATATCCAAGAACGTGTGCGTTTCAATCTCGAAAATCAACTCGGCATTACTGCTGCCCGTGTGAACGTGTACGTACAAAATGTGAAGGTGGTTGAGGACTAG
- the mobB gene encoding molybdopterin-guanine dinucleotide biosynthesis protein B: MVTALQIIGKKKSGKTTTTIDFIKSARELNLVVASFKHTHHTVSMDMEGTDTARFAQAGAQQVGMQNDKGFFWHETRPAKALEEEIADFVRPETDLLLIEGFKKEKFPKLLLLRENDRVTDFAEFDNIEFVGTIFPLVLTENMIDLTTEEKRKEWLKSWLTN, from the coding sequence ATGGTTACTGCCTTACAAATAATCGGTAAAAAAAAGTCTGGAAAGACAACGACAACAATTGATTTTATTAAGTCGGCTCGTGAACTGAATCTTGTTGTTGCAAGCTTTAAACATACTCATCATACGGTTTCAATGGATATGGAAGGAACGGATACAGCACGATTTGCTCAAGCGGGAGCGCAGCAAGTTGGAATGCAAAATGACAAGGGATTTTTTTGGCATGAAACACGTCCAGCAAAAGCATTAGAAGAAGAAATTGCTGATTTTGTTCGACCAGAAACAGATTTGCTTCTAATTGAAGGATTTAAGAAGGAAAAATTTCCGAAATTATTGCTCTTGCGAGAAAATGACCGAGTTACAGACTTTGCAGAATTTGATAATATTGAATTTGTTGGAACGATTTTTCCGTTGGTACTGACAGAAAATATGATTGATTTGACGACGGAAGAGAAACGAAAGGAATGGTTAAAGTCATGGCTGACGAATTAA